Proteins encoded in a region of the Macaca mulatta isolate MMU2019108-1 chromosome X, T2T-MMU8v2.0, whole genome shotgun sequence genome:
- the FUNDC2 gene encoding FUN14 domain-containing protein 2 (The RefSeq protein has 1 substitution compared to this genomic sequence) yields the protein METSAPRAGSQVVATTERHSAACRADPLRVSSRDKLTEMAASTQGNFDGNFESLDLAEFAKKQPWWRKLFGQESGPSAEKYSVATQLFIGGVTGWCTGFIFQNVGKLAATAVGGGFFLLQLANHTGYIKVDWQRVEKDMKKAKEQLKIRKSNQMPTEVRSKAEEVVSFVKKNVLVTGGFFGGFLLGMAS from the exons ATGGAAACATCTGCCCCACGTGCCGGAAGCCAAGTGGTGGCGACAACTGAGCGCCACTCCGCGGCCTGCCGCGCAGATCCTCTGCGTGTGTCCTCGCGAGACAAGCTCACCGAAATGGCCGCGTCCACTCAAG GAAACTTTGACGGAAATTTTGAGTCACTGGACCTTGCGGAATTTGCTAAGAAGCAGCCATGGTGGCGTAAGCTATTCGGGCAGGAATCTGGACCTTCAGCAGAAAAGTATAGCGTGGCAACCCAGCTGTTCATTGGAGGTGTCACTGGATG GTGCACGGGTTTCATATTCCAGAAGGTTGGAAAGTTGGCTGCAACAGCTGTGGGAGGTGGATTTTTTCTCCTTCAG CTTGCAAACCATACTGGGTACATCAAAGTTGACTGGCAACGAGTGGAGAAGGACATGAAGAAAGCCAAAGAGCAGCTGAAGATCCGTAAGAGCAATCAGATGCCTACTGAGGTCAGGAGCAAAGCTGAGGAG GTGGTGTCATTTGTGAAGAAGAATGTTCTAGTGACTGGGGGATTTTTCGGAGGCTTTCTGCTTGGCATGGCATCCTAA